One genomic window of Providencia hangzhouensis includes the following:
- the tssC gene encoding type VI secretion system contractile sheath large subunit: MSLNTEALGQQAPASNGSLLDEIMAQSRMSPETEAYDIAKQGVAAFISNLFANESEDQQINRLLIDKMLVELDNKLSAQVDEIIHAPKFQEIEASWRSLKLLVDRTDFRENIKINILHATKEELLEDFEFSPEIVQSGFYQHVYSSGYGQFGGEPVAAIVGNYAFNNTAPDMKLMQYVSTVGAMAHAPFLSSVSPNFFGINSYAELPAIKDLKSVFEGPAHTKWRSLREAEDSRYLGLTAPRFLLRLPYSPTENPVKMFNYSENVKQDHEHYLWGNTAFLLASCINDSFAQYRWCPNIIGPQSGGTVNDLPVHMFEAMGELQTKIPTEVLVTDRREFELAEEGFITLTMRKGSDNAAFFSANSVQKAKTFPNTPEGKMAETNYKLGTQLPYMFIINRLAHYIKVLQREQIGSWKERQDLERELNIWLKQYVADQENPPADVRSKRPLRSAEIKVLDVEGDPGWYQVAIQVRPHFKYMGANFELSLVGRLDKE; encoded by the coding sequence ATGTCACTAAATACAGAAGCTCTAGGCCAACAAGCCCCAGCATCTAACGGCTCTCTTTTAGATGAAATCATGGCTCAGTCACGTATGTCACCTGAGACTGAAGCGTATGATATTGCAAAGCAAGGCGTTGCAGCTTTCATTAGTAATCTTTTCGCAAATGAATCAGAAGACCAACAAATCAATAGATTATTAATTGATAAAATGCTGGTTGAGCTTGATAACAAACTAAGCGCCCAAGTTGATGAAATTATTCACGCGCCTAAATTTCAAGAAATTGAAGCATCATGGCGCTCCCTGAAATTACTCGTTGACCGTACTGATTTTAGAGAAAATATCAAAATCAATATTCTTCATGCAACAAAAGAAGAGTTATTAGAAGATTTTGAATTTTCTCCTGAAATTGTTCAGTCTGGTTTTTATCAGCACGTTTATTCTTCAGGTTATGGACAATTTGGCGGCGAGCCAGTTGCAGCAATTGTTGGGAACTATGCATTTAACAACACAGCGCCTGATATGAAGTTAATGCAATATGTCAGCACTGTCGGAGCGATGGCACATGCGCCATTCTTATCATCTGTTTCCCCTAATTTCTTCGGCATTAATAGTTATGCTGAATTACCTGCGATTAAAGATCTTAAATCTGTCTTCGAAGGCCCTGCACATACGAAGTGGCGCTCTCTGAGAGAAGCAGAGGATTCGCGTTACTTAGGATTAACGGCACCACGTTTCTTATTACGCTTACCATACTCCCCAACAGAAAACCCAGTGAAAATGTTTAACTATTCCGAAAATGTTAAACAAGACCATGAGCACTACTTATGGGGTAATACCGCATTCTTACTCGCAAGCTGTATCAATGATAGTTTTGCACAATACCGTTGGTGCCCAAATATTATTGGCCCACAAAGTGGCGGTACCGTCAATGACCTCCCTGTACACATGTTCGAAGCGATGGGTGAGTTACAAACTAAAATACCAACCGAAGTTTTAGTTACTGATCGTAGAGAATTTGAACTGGCAGAAGAAGGCTTTATTACCCTAACAATGCGTAAAGGTAGTGATAACGCGGCATTCTTCTCTGCAAACTCAGTTCAAAAAGCCAAAACCTTCCCAAATACCCCAGAGGGTAAAATGGCAGAAACTAACTATAAGTTAGGAACCCAGCTGCCATACATGTTTATTATCAACCGATTAGCTCATTACATTAAAGTGCTACAACGTGAGCAAATTGGCTCTTGGAAAGAGCGCCAAGACCTTGAGCGTGAACTGAATATCTGGCTTAAACAATATGTTGCGGACCAAGAAAACCCGCCAGCAGATGTTCGTAGTAAACGCCCTCTTCGTTCAGCTGAAATTAAAGTGCTTGATGTTGAAGGTGATCCAGGTTGGTATCAAGTCGCAATTCAAGTTCGTCCACACTTCAAATATATGGGCGCAAACTTTGAATTATCACTTGTTGGTCGCCTTGATAAAGAGTAA
- the tssE gene encoding type VI secretion system baseplate subunit TssE, translating to MSFNHGWSPNSGASLFDRIKRKNASFSSRSRTNTLIESIKQNLNYVLNSRPNGCQGSPCLGIPDLNDATQSAVDFKTELENSIASCILTYEPRITSVDVQFIENDADSLSLQFSINACIDLDNQQQLIEFNMYLDSNRRYQLK from the coding sequence ATGTCATTCAATCATGGCTGGTCCCCTAACAGCGGAGCCAGCTTATTCGATCGAATTAAGAGGAAAAATGCGAGTTTTTCCTCTCGTTCACGCACAAATACACTCATTGAATCAATTAAACAAAATTTAAATTATGTCCTGAATAGTCGGCCGAATGGTTGCCAAGGCTCACCATGTCTAGGGATACCTGATTTAAATGATGCGACTCAATCTGCGGTTGATTTTAAAACCGAATTAGAGAATAGCATTGCAAGTTGTATCCTCACTTATGAACCTAGGATCACAAGTGTTGATGTGCAATTCATTGAAAATGATGCAGATAGTTTATCTTTACAATTCAGTATTAATGCTTGTATTGACTTAGATAATCAACAGCAACTCATTGAGTTTAATATGTATTTGGATAGTAATCGTAGATATCAGTTAAAGTAG